Proteins co-encoded in one Papaver somniferum cultivar HN1 chromosome 5, ASM357369v1, whole genome shotgun sequence genomic window:
- the LOC113282288 gene encoding uncharacterized protein LOC113282288 yields the protein MVPYIGIYLALSESSDSEDVESPDEEEDYTEWIMAFDIGSEKFRMIPVPPVPKSERDESFSFNEFSLSVMDGCLAILRQNDRKIKMWIFHDHNKENGISITSSEKDWTRLSVRFPSELTIELRRSAIYVHSVSGTDQIILETYRDAYYHGNGNARAANFYYYDRKKKTLRKLEINGITSIPEDCTAECSTFVENLLSVRKKV from the coding sequence ATGGTTCCATATATTGGAATTTATTTGGCCCTTTCGGAGTCCTCTGATAGTGAAGATGTGGAGTCCCCTGATGAGGAAGAGGATTATACTGAATGGATAATGGCATTTGATATTGGAAGTGAGAAGTTCAGGATGATTCCCGTCCCCCCAGTCCCCAAATCTGAGCGTGATGAATCTTTTTCCTTCAACGAGTTCTCACTCTCAGTAATGGATGGATGTCTAGCCATACTACGTCAAAATGATCGAAAAATCAAAATGTGGATATTTCATGATCATAATAAAGAGAATGGAATTTCTATTACCAGTAGTGAAAAAGATTGGACTAGATTGTCCGTCAGATTTCCTTCTGAATTGACTATTGAACTTCGTCGGTCAGCTATTTATGTTCATTCTGTTTCCGGAACGGACCAGATAATCTTGGAAACCTATAGAGACGCATATTACCATGGCAACGGGAATGCAAGGGCTGCCAATTTTTATTATTACGACAGGAAAAAGAAGACGTTAAGGAAGCTGGAAATCAATGGGATTACGTCCATCCCAGAAGATTGCACAGCTGAATGTTCAACTTTTGTAGAAAATCTTTTGTCTGTTCGGAAGAAGGTCTAG